A window from Zingiber officinale cultivar Zhangliang chromosome 7A, Zo_v1.1, whole genome shotgun sequence encodes these proteins:
- the LOC121999277 gene encoding chaperone protein dnaJ 20, chloroplastic-like produces MQGSSSKRFSPICSSPLFPCRAASKSIMFSLASPVSPAVAASPRTPRLRRTFSISASAAVVSAPAPTTTMYDLLSVPNTAGANEIRSAYRRLALLWHPDSCRSAGDERRYAERFMEAREAYEVLSDPVRRRNYDLSLSGDRWASAVGAATAFREGRPRKQEAGVTAFGNWDMQLDGLGRRSAVADTGDETWGGRLRRARRARSAEQCV; encoded by the coding sequence ATGCAGGGATCTTCATCCAAGCGATTCAGTCCAATCTGCTCATCTCCATTGTTTCCTTGCCGAGCAGCGAGCAAATCAATCATGTTTTCGCTCGCTTCTCCCGTCTCCCCCGCCGTCGCCGCCAGCCCCAGGACTCCTCGGCTCAGGCGCACCTTCTCCATCTCCGCCTCCGCCGCGGTGGTCAGCGCTCCGGCGCCGACCACCACTATGTACGACCTGCTCTCCGTGCCCAACACCGCCGGGGCCAACGAGATCCGGAGCGCGTACCGGCGGCTGGCCCTGCTGTGGCACCCGGACTCGTGCCGCTCAGCGGGGGACGAGCGCCGCTACGCGGAGCGCTTCATGGAGGCGCGCGAGGCCTACGAGGTGCTCTCCGACCCCGTCCGCCGTCGCAACTACGACCTCTCCCTCTCCGGGGACCGCTGGGCCTCCGCTGTCGGCGCCGCCACGGCCTTCCGCGAGGGCCGCCCTCGCAAGCAGGAGGCCGGCGTCACTGCGTTCGGGAACTGGGACATGCAGCTCGACGGACTCGGGAGGAGGTCCGCCGTGGCGGACACCGGCGATGAGACCTGGGGCGGCCGCTTGCGCCGCGCCCGCCGCGCCCGCTCCGCCGAGCAGTGCGTTTGA